The sequence below is a genomic window from Candidatus Binatia bacterium.
GCTTGAGGGGAAACACATCAGTTGCCTCCTGATCGAGCCGCGCCGGGGAATTCTATTTGCCGGGAGTCACGGCGCCGGAATCTACGCCAGCGAAGACCAGGGCCAAACCTGGACGCGCAAAGATCGCGGCGTCGAGTTTCCCGATGTCTATTCAATGAACTTTGTCGAGAGCGGCGGGGAGCTTCGGCTCTACGCCGGAACCGAGCCGGCGCATCTGTTTATCAGCAGGGATATGGGCGAAAACTGGCAGGAGATCCCTTCGGTCAGATCGGTGCCGAGCGTGGAGAAATGGACCTTCCCGGGGCCGCCGCACATTGCGCATGTGAAAAACATCACCTTCGACCCGCGGTCGGCGGAAACGATCTACTTGAGCATCGAAGTGGGCGGCGCGCTCAAGAGCCTCGACGGGGGCAAGACCTGGCGCGAGCTGAGCGGCTTCTACGAGGATGTCCATCGCATCGTCATCCCGTCCCAACGGCCGGAAAAACTTTACATCACGGGCGGCGACGGGATCTATCACAGCCGGGACGGCGGCGAGAGCTGGGAGCATCTCACCGACCGCTCTCATCGCATC
It includes:
- a CDS encoding glycosyl hydrolase, whose translation is MLTCLSHGGRSVYRSNVPSNDLLVATTDGVACISRPEAKAAWRVSRRTLEGKHISCLLIEPRRGILFAGSHGAGIYASEDQGQTWTRKDRGVEFPDVYSMNFVESGGELRLYAGTEPAHLFISRDMGENWQEIPSVRSVPSVEKWTFPGPPHIAHVKNITFDPRSAETIYLSIEVGGALKSLDGGKTWRELSGFYEDVHRIVIPSQRPEKLYITGGDGIYHSRDGGESWEHLTDRSHRIAYPDALIPHPDNELLMFTSGAISSPGTWRKTQTADSRVARSRDGGRSWQVLERGLPEHIRGNIEAMSMNVWPEGFSLFAGTTDGRIFFSDDEGESWSTIAQGLPPVSKAGHYRNLPKADAAESAAAG